A DNA window from Actinomadura coerulea contains the following coding sequences:
- a CDS encoding MIP/aquaporin family protein, whose amino-acid sequence MTRGPRLPELARQMAAEFAGTLILILFGVGVVAQVVAASGLGDPQSLGDHNSIAWAWGFGVTLGVYVAARTSGGHLNPAVTLALAVFKGFPWRRVLPFWFAQTLGAFVAALIVRWDYTEILAKFDPGHTLKTQFVFSTLPGNGSLPIGTWGAFRDQVIGTAILLFLVLALTDLRNAPPLANLAPLIIGLVVVAIGMAFGSAAGYAINPARDFGPRLAQYITGYDTAWRDQYGDLYFWVPIAAPLIGGVLGAGLYLLLVGHHLPEEEGGLPTGPEPEYDVT is encoded by the coding sequence ATGACACGAGGGCCGAGGCTGCCCGAACTCGCCAGGCAGATGGCGGCGGAGTTCGCCGGCACGCTGATCCTGATCCTGTTCGGCGTCGGGGTCGTCGCCCAGGTCGTGGCGGCGAGCGGGCTCGGCGATCCGCAGAGCCTCGGCGACCACAACAGCATCGCCTGGGCCTGGGGCTTCGGCGTCACGCTCGGCGTGTACGTTGCGGCCCGGACCAGCGGGGGGCACCTCAACCCCGCCGTGACCCTCGCGCTGGCGGTGTTCAAGGGGTTCCCCTGGCGCAGGGTCCTGCCGTTCTGGTTCGCGCAGACGCTCGGCGCCTTCGTGGCCGCGCTGATCGTCCGGTGGGACTACACCGAGATCCTCGCCAAGTTCGACCCCGGCCACACCCTGAAGACCCAGTTCGTGTTCTCCACCCTGCCGGGCAACGGCTCACTGCCGATCGGCACCTGGGGCGCGTTCCGCGACCAGGTGATCGGCACCGCCATCCTGCTGTTCCTCGTCCTGGCCCTCACCGACCTGCGCAACGCGCCGCCGCTGGCCAACCTGGCACCGCTGATCATCGGCCTCGTGGTGGTGGCGATCGGGATGGCGTTCGGCTCCGCCGCCGGCTACGCGATCAACCCGGCCCGCGACTTCGGGCCGCGGCTCGCCCAGTACATCACCGGTTACGACACCGCCTGGCGGGACCAGTACGGCGACCTGTACTTCTGGGTGCCGATCGCCGCGCCGCTGATCGGCGGCGTGCTCGGCGCCGGCCTGTACCTGCTGCTCGTCGGGCACCACCTTCCAGAAGAGGAGGGCGGCCTGCCCACGGGGCCGGAGCCGGAATACGACGTCACCTGA
- a CDS encoding cyclase family protein, with amino-acid sequence MSVLAQLLAAVADGSVEIVDLTAPLSERTPILRLPEPFANTVPFRLREISRYDDRGPAWYWNDIETGEHVGTHFDAPVHWATGRGGEDVSQIPPARLVAPAVVLDASGRAAADPDFLLEIDHVRDWERAHGPLPDGGWLLYRTGWDARAADQDAFLNADENGPHTPGISAECARWLAEETPLLGLGVETVGTDAGAAHGFDPPFPCHSYFLGAGKYGLTQLRNLDRLPARGAVLLASPLPIVGGSGSPARVLALIER; translated from the coding sequence ATGTCCGTGCTCGCCCAGCTGCTCGCCGCCGTCGCCGACGGCTCCGTGGAGATCGTCGACCTGACCGCGCCGCTGTCGGAGCGGACCCCGATCCTGCGGTTGCCGGAGCCGTTCGCCAACACCGTCCCGTTCCGGCTGAGAGAGATCAGCCGCTACGACGACCGCGGCCCCGCCTGGTACTGGAACGACATCGAGACCGGCGAGCACGTCGGCACCCACTTCGACGCGCCGGTGCACTGGGCCACCGGCCGCGGCGGCGAGGACGTCTCGCAGATCCCGCCCGCCCGCCTCGTCGCCCCCGCCGTGGTGCTGGACGCCTCCGGGCGCGCGGCCGCCGACCCCGACTTCCTGCTGGAGATCGACCACGTCCGCGACTGGGAGCGGGCGCACGGGCCGCTCCCGGACGGCGGCTGGCTCCTGTACCGCACGGGCTGGGACGCCCGCGCCGCCGACCAGGACGCCTTCCTCAACGCCGACGAGAACGGCCCGCACACCCCGGGGATCTCCGCCGAGTGCGCCCGGTGGCTGGCCGAGGAGACGCCGCTGCTCGGCCTCGGCGTGGAGACCGTCGGCACCGACGCGGGCGCCGCCCACGGCTTCGACCCGCCCTTCCCGTGCCACTCCTACTTCCTCGGCGCCGGCAAGTACGGGCTCACCCAGTTGCGCAACCTCGACCGGCTCCCGGCCCGCGGCGCCGTGCTGCTCGCCTCGCCGCTGCCGATCGTCGGCGGCTCGGGCAGCCCCGCCCGCGTGCTCGCGCTGATCGAACGATGA
- a CDS encoding thiamine pyrophosphate-binding protein, whose amino-acid sequence MIVAEAVGEALARFGAGTVFGVVGSGNFHVTNALAASGARFVAARHEGGAVTMADAYARVSRGLGVATVHQGPGLTNAVTGMAEAAKSRTPLLVVAGEVAAAAVRSNFRVDQAAIAAAVGAVPERVHSPRTALADVARACRTAVAERRTVLLGLPLDVQAAELPDQSARAFARARPGRVPALPVPPPDAIAGLADALQAARRPVFVAGRGARLSGARDALAELAGRCGALPATSAVARGLFAGDPFALDVSGGFATPAAAELIRGADLVVAWGCSLNMWTTRHGALIGGDTAVVQVDVDAHALGAHRPVDLGLIGDVAETARAASAELGARGHRAAGYRTPEVAERLAREGRWQDVPYDEHPGEDDGGGPRIDPRTLTIALDGMLPRERTVAVDSGNFMGYPAMFLDVPDEDGLVFTQAFQSVGLGLATAIGAAVARPDRLTVAALGDGGALMSVAELETAVRLGLGLLVLVYDDEAYGAEVHHFGPGGHSLDTVVFPPADLAAIGRGFGCAAATVRAPGDLAAVAAWLAGPRDRPMVVDAKVTRSRPSWWLDEAFRGH is encoded by the coding sequence ATGATCGTCGCCGAGGCCGTGGGGGAGGCCCTCGCGCGGTTCGGCGCCGGCACCGTCTTCGGAGTCGTCGGCAGCGGCAACTTCCACGTCACGAACGCGCTCGCGGCGAGCGGCGCCCGGTTCGTCGCCGCGCGCCACGAGGGCGGCGCCGTGACGATGGCCGACGCGTACGCGCGGGTGAGCCGCGGCCTCGGCGTCGCGACCGTCCACCAGGGGCCCGGTCTCACCAACGCGGTCACGGGCATGGCGGAGGCCGCCAAGAGCCGCACGCCGCTGCTGGTGGTCGCGGGCGAGGTGGCCGCCGCCGCGGTCCGCTCCAACTTCCGCGTCGACCAGGCGGCGATCGCCGCGGCGGTCGGCGCCGTCCCCGAGCGGGTCCACTCCCCGCGGACCGCCCTGGCCGACGTGGCGCGCGCGTGCCGGACGGCGGTCGCCGAGCGCCGCACGGTGCTGCTCGGACTGCCGCTGGACGTCCAGGCCGCCGAGCTGCCGGACCAGTCCGCGCGGGCCTTCGCGCGGGCCCGGCCGGGGCGGGTGCCGGCGCTGCCGGTACCGCCGCCCGACGCGATCGCCGGCCTCGCCGACGCGCTCCAGGCGGCGCGGAGGCCGGTGTTCGTGGCGGGGCGCGGCGCGCGCCTGTCGGGCGCCCGCGACGCCCTGGCCGAACTCGCCGGGCGCTGCGGGGCGCTGCCCGCGACGTCGGCGGTGGCGCGCGGCCTGTTCGCCGGCGACCCGTTCGCCCTGGACGTCAGCGGAGGCTTCGCCACCCCCGCCGCGGCGGAGCTGATCCGCGGCGCCGACCTGGTCGTCGCCTGGGGCTGCTCGCTGAACATGTGGACGACGCGGCACGGCGCCCTCATCGGCGGGGACACCGCGGTCGTGCAGGTCGACGTGGACGCGCACGCGCTCGGCGCGCACCGCCCCGTCGACCTCGGCCTGATCGGCGACGTCGCCGAGACCGCGCGCGCAGCCTCGGCGGAGCTCGGCGCCCGCGGGCACCGGGCCGCGGGCTACCGCACGCCCGAGGTGGCGGAGCGGCTCGCCCGCGAGGGCCGCTGGCAGGACGTCCCCTACGACGAGCATCCCGGCGAGGACGACGGGGGCGGCCCCCGCATCGATCCGCGCACGCTGACGATCGCCCTGGACGGGATGCTGCCCCGCGAGCGCACGGTCGCCGTCGACTCCGGCAACTTCATGGGCTACCCGGCGATGTTCCTGGACGTCCCCGACGAGGACGGCCTGGTGTTCACGCAGGCCTTCCAGTCGGTGGGGCTGGGGCTCGCGACCGCCATCGGCGCGGCCGTGGCGCGCCCGGACCGGCTCACCGTCGCGGCGCTCGGCGACGGCGGCGCGCTGATGTCGGTCGCGGAGCTGGAGACCGCCGTCCGGCTCGGGCTCGGCCTGCTCGTGCTCGTCTACGACGACGAGGCCTACGGGGCGGAGGTGCACCACTTCGGTCCGGGCGGGCACTCCCTCGACACCGTCGTGTTCCCGCCCGCGGACCTGGCCGCGATCGGGCGCGGGTTCGGCTGCGCGGCGGCGACCGTCCGCGCGCCGGGCGACCTGGCGGCGGTGGCCGCCTGGCTGGCGGGGCCCCGCGACCGGCCGATGGTCGTGGACGCCAAGGTCACCCGCAGCCGCCCGTCGTGGTGGCTGGACGAGGCTTTCCGCGGTCATTAA
- a CDS encoding siderophore-interacting protein, with translation MATEPARKGRGLHRGTVLRTERLTPHMIRVVLGGDGLSDFGAGEFTDHYVKLLFPQPGVAYPEPFDMERVRAELPREQWPSTRTYTVRAWDAGAGELTIDFVHHGDKGLAGPWAARVRPGEEIYFNGPGGGYAPRADAGWHLLAGDESALPAIAASLERLPDGAPARVFVEVAGPEEEQDLRTPGGAEVVWLHRGGGQVGDLLVEAVQKLDFPDGEVHAFVHGEANFVKALRRHLRVERGLPLDRLSISGYWRRGRDEDGWQSGKREWNQQVEQEEAQALA, from the coding sequence ATGGCGACGGAACCGGCACGCAAGGGACGCGGGCTCCACCGGGGGACGGTGCTGCGCACCGAGCGCCTCACACCGCACATGATCCGCGTGGTCCTCGGCGGTGACGGGCTCTCGGACTTCGGCGCGGGCGAGTTCACCGACCACTATGTGAAGCTGCTGTTCCCGCAGCCGGGCGTCGCCTACCCCGAGCCGTTCGACATGGAGCGGGTGCGCGCGGAGCTGCCGCGCGAGCAGTGGCCGAGCACCCGCACCTACACCGTCCGCGCGTGGGACGCCGGGGCGGGCGAGCTGACGATCGACTTCGTCCACCACGGCGACAAGGGCCTCGCCGGCCCCTGGGCGGCGAGGGTCCGGCCGGGCGAGGAGATCTACTTCAACGGCCCCGGCGGCGGCTACGCGCCCCGCGCCGACGCCGGCTGGCACCTGCTCGCCGGCGACGAGAGCGCCCTGCCCGCCATCGCCGCCTCGCTGGAACGCCTGCCGGACGGCGCCCCCGCCCGCGTGTTCGTCGAGGTCGCCGGGCCCGAGGAGGAGCAGGACCTGCGCACGCCCGGCGGCGCGGAGGTCGTCTGGCTGCACCGGGGCGGCGGCCAGGTCGGCGACCTGCTGGTCGAGGCGGTCCAGAAACTCGACTTCCCCGACGGCGAGGTGCACGCCTTCGTGCACGGCGAGGCCAACTTCGTCAAGGCGCTCCGCCGCCACCTGCGCGTCGAGCGCGGCCTGCCCCTGGACCGGCTGTCGATCTCCGGCTACTGGCGGCGCGGCCGCGACGAGGACGGCTGGCAGTCCGGGAAGCGCGAATGGAACCAGCAGGTGGAGCAGGAGGAGGCGCAGGCCCTGGCCTGA
- a CDS encoding serine hydrolase domain-containing protein translates to MRRRPWTLALAAAAVTAALAAPPANAAPPAPSPPSAPPVRVTEAARGFDPLLPSSDPVALREAYRPLAVTYTYEGQKHSLDDYLARTGTQGFVVLDRSDVVFERYVTTDRDTLFQSWSMAKSFTSAAVGIALGEGLIDSIDDPVTRYVPELKGSGYDGVSLRDLLRMSSGIQWTETYDVPFAHVAASLGYPLTELAKQRKRGWEPGTRFEYTSMNSFVLSWVVAKATGVPYHAYVQKKIWEPAGMASKAYLGNDSNGNSMGYCCYYATDRDFARFGLLYLNGGRANGRQVVPASWVTESTRPSAAFNRGYGLQWWLGENGDFSANGLAGQLIWVSPRYGVVIVKSTLATVLAEDETDAAFEAIAAEVARTRAARTRTARPAPVR, encoded by the coding sequence ATGCGCCGCAGGCCCTGGACGCTCGCACTCGCCGCAGCCGCCGTCACCGCCGCCCTCGCCGCTCCCCCGGCGAACGCCGCTCCACCGGCGCCCTCTCCCCCGTCCGCCCCGCCCGTCCGCGTCACCGAGGCCGCGCGCGGCTTCGACCCCCTGCTCCCCTCGTCCGACCCCGTCGCCCTGCGCGAGGCGTACCGGCCGCTCGCCGTCACCTACACCTACGAAGGCCAGAAGCACAGCCTCGACGACTACCTCGCCCGGACCGGGACGCAGGGGTTCGTCGTCCTGGACCGCAGCGACGTCGTCTTCGAGCGGTACGTCACCACCGATCGCGACACCCTGTTCCAGTCGTGGTCGATGGCGAAGTCGTTCACCTCGGCGGCGGTCGGCATCGCGCTCGGCGAGGGCCTCATCGACTCGATCGACGACCCGGTCACCCGGTACGTCCCGGAGCTGAAGGGGTCGGGATACGACGGCGTCTCGCTGCGGGACCTGCTGCGGATGTCCTCGGGCATCCAGTGGACGGAGACCTACGACGTGCCGTTCGCGCACGTCGCCGCGAGCCTCGGGTATCCGCTGACCGAACTGGCCAAGCAGCGCAAGCGCGGATGGGAGCCGGGGACGAGGTTCGAGTACACGAGCATGAACTCGTTCGTCCTCTCCTGGGTCGTGGCCAAGGCGACCGGGGTCCCGTACCACGCCTACGTCCAGAAGAAGATCTGGGAACCGGCCGGGATGGCCTCCAAGGCGTACCTCGGCAACGACTCCAACGGCAACAGCATGGGGTACTGCTGCTACTACGCGACCGACCGCGACTTCGCCCGGTTCGGCCTCCTCTACCTGAACGGGGGCAGGGCCAACGGGCGTCAAGTGGTCCCCGCCTCGTGGGTGACCGAGTCGACGCGGCCGTCCGCCGCGTTCAACCGGGGGTACGGCCTGCAGTGGTGGCTGGGCGAGAACGGCGACTTCTCGGCCAACGGCCTCGCCGGCCAGCTCATCTGGGTCTCGCCCCGGTACGGCGTCGTCATCGTGAAGTCGACGCTGGCGACCGTCCTCGCCGAGGACGAGACCGACGCCGCCTTCGAGGCGATCGCCGCCGAGGTCGCGCGGACCCGCGCGGCGCGGACCCGCACGGCCCGCCCGGCCCCGGTCCGCTGA
- a CDS encoding ABC1 kinase family protein, protein MSDIPRRAVTRTAKLASLPLGFAGRTALGLGKRSVGRPAEAVALEVQRRTAEQLFAVLGELKGGAMKVGQLLSIFEAGLPEEVAGPFRASLTRLQEAAPPMPAATTHRVLAEGLGEDWPAMFAEFDDRPAAAASIGQVHKAVWHDGRTVAVKVQYPGAARALMSDFNQISRLSRLVTPLFPGVEVKPVIADLKRRLEKELDYVDEARAQTAFHDAYDGDPDFAVPAVVAQSGNVLVTEWLEGTPLARVIAEGDQEARDRAGLLLFRFLLSGPARCEMIHIDPHPGNFRMLDDGRLGVMDFGGAARVPAELQWSIGRLLRIGTLGDPDDIVDALFEEGFLIGDAEVDPDEVAALVAPHAAPFAVERFRYSREWLREQTSRGLGLASDLRPGALARAFRLPPQYLALSRALSGCGGVLCQLEAEGEYRAEAVRWLPGFSAGTDPDLDDQEQVTA, encoded by the coding sequence GTGAGCGACATCCCCCGCCGCGCGGTGACGCGGACCGCCAAGCTGGCGAGCCTCCCGCTCGGGTTCGCCGGGCGCACCGCGCTCGGTCTCGGCAAGAGGTCCGTCGGCCGTCCCGCCGAGGCCGTCGCGCTGGAGGTCCAGCGCCGCACCGCCGAGCAGCTGTTCGCCGTGCTCGGCGAGCTGAAGGGCGGCGCCATGAAGGTCGGCCAGCTGCTGTCGATCTTCGAGGCGGGCCTGCCCGAGGAGGTCGCCGGCCCGTTCCGCGCCAGCCTCACCCGCCTGCAGGAGGCGGCGCCGCCCATGCCCGCCGCGACGACGCACCGCGTCCTCGCCGAGGGCCTCGGCGAGGACTGGCCCGCGATGTTCGCCGAGTTCGACGACCGCCCGGCCGCCGCCGCGTCCATCGGCCAGGTCCACAAGGCCGTCTGGCACGACGGCCGCACGGTCGCGGTCAAGGTCCAGTACCCCGGCGCCGCCCGGGCCCTCATGAGCGACTTCAACCAGATCTCCCGCCTCAGCCGCCTCGTCACGCCGCTGTTCCCCGGCGTGGAGGTCAAGCCGGTCATCGCCGACCTCAAGCGGCGCCTGGAGAAGGAGCTCGACTACGTCGACGAGGCCCGCGCCCAGACCGCCTTCCACGACGCCTACGACGGCGACCCCGACTTCGCCGTCCCCGCCGTCGTCGCCCAGTCGGGCAACGTGCTGGTCACCGAGTGGCTGGAGGGCACCCCGCTCGCCCGGGTCATCGCCGAGGGCGACCAGGAGGCCCGCGACCGCGCCGGGCTGCTGCTGTTCCGCTTCCTGCTGTCCGGCCCGGCCCGCTGCGAGATGATCCACATCGACCCGCACCCGGGCAACTTCCGGATGCTGGACGACGGCCGCCTCGGCGTCATGGACTTCGGCGGCGCCGCCCGCGTCCCCGCCGAGCTCCAGTGGTCGATCGGGCGGCTGCTGCGCATCGGCACCCTCGGCGACCCCGACGACATCGTGGACGCGCTGTTCGAGGAGGGCTTCCTGATCGGGGACGCCGAGGTGGACCCCGACGAGGTGGCCGCGCTCGTCGCCCCGCACGCGGCCCCGTTCGCCGTGGAGCGCTTCCGCTACTCCCGCGAATGGCTGCGCGAGCAGACTTCCCGCGGGCTGGGCCTGGCCTCCGACCTGCGGCCGGGCGCGCTCGCCCGCGCGTTCCGCCTGCCGCCGCAGTACCTCGCCCTCAGCCGAGCCCTGTCCGGCTGCGGCGGCGTCCTGTGCCAGCTGGAGGCCGAGGGCGAGTACCGCGCGGAAGCCGTGCGCTGGCTCCCCGGCTTCTCCGCCGGCACCGACCCCGACCTCGACGACCAGGAGCAGGTCACCGCCTAG
- the cphA gene encoding cyanophycin synthetase — protein sequence MRLDHVRRLGGPNVYLSRPVAIARLDLQGLTGHETTDHPGFAERLVDALPGLADHHCSAGRPGGLLEAMARGTYFGHVTEHVTLELSGLIGREVFFGRTVRAGGPAEYDVILECPSDEPSASPVVERLITLAVRIVNGALAGLVPDTSADLARVAAVHEQERLGVSTAALARAARERGVPVRRVGGLNLLRLGYGRYRRTVWAAMTDATSAIGMEVAGDKRLAHRLLADAGLPVPEGRVAASPGEALAALRAIGGPVVVKPLAGHQGEGVHIELTTPPEVVAAFASAAGDGGEVLVESYIPGKDYRVLVVGGRVAAAAELTAACVTGDGTATVAALVERVNADPARGEGHDRPLTRLVLGPTELALLERQGHGPRSVPADGERVWLRRNANLSTGGTSRDVTADVHPEVAAMCVRAAAAVGMDVCGIDLRLPDAASPPPAERGAAGILEVNAAPGLRMHLAPHQGAGRDVAGDIIGLMYPEGTPSRVPVVSVTGTNGKTTTVRMIAHMLELDGRRTGMTSTEGVYVGGRLVHRSDASGPRSAEMVLGDRSVEAAVLETARGGIVRRGLGYDRADVAVVTNITRDHLGVDGTESVEDLADIKSLVAEEIRRGGHVVLNAEDEASAGLAGRPGVRERDPVLRYFALSPEAPVLARHLSGGGAGYSVRDGWLTEARGDRRTPILPAAEVAGSFGGHARHVIANALAAAAAARALGVPVEVVARALRSFDPHTRNPGRGCVYQVGANPVLVDYAHNPAAVGAMGEFVARRWGGAGVAAVTLPGDRSDELVSETARALAASFGRVVVYEDEDLRGRHSGEMTRLIVQGLRDARPDVCHHPVGDLKGALASALDMAEPGEPVLLLYEKLEPVTELLETLGAEPAG from the coding sequence GTGCGACTCGACCATGTGCGCCGCCTCGGCGGCCCGAACGTCTACCTGTCCAGGCCCGTCGCGATCGCGCGGCTGGACCTGCAGGGCCTCACCGGCCACGAGACCACCGACCACCCCGGCTTCGCCGAGCGGCTCGTCGACGCCCTGCCCGGGCTCGCCGACCACCACTGCTCGGCGGGCCGCCCGGGCGGGCTGCTGGAGGCGATGGCGCGCGGCACCTACTTCGGCCACGTCACCGAGCACGTCACGCTGGAGCTGTCCGGCCTGATCGGCCGCGAGGTGTTCTTCGGCCGCACGGTGCGCGCGGGCGGGCCCGCCGAGTACGACGTGATCCTGGAGTGCCCGTCCGACGAGCCGTCCGCGAGCCCGGTGGTGGAGCGGCTGATCACCCTGGCGGTGCGGATCGTGAACGGGGCGCTCGCCGGACTCGTCCCCGACACCTCGGCCGACCTGGCCCGCGTCGCCGCCGTCCACGAGCAGGAGCGGCTCGGGGTGAGCACGGCGGCGCTGGCGCGGGCCGCGCGCGAGCGGGGCGTGCCGGTGCGCCGGGTCGGCGGGCTCAACCTGCTGCGCCTCGGGTACGGGCGGTACCGCCGGACGGTGTGGGCGGCCATGACCGACGCCACCTCGGCGATCGGGATGGAGGTCGCGGGCGACAAGCGGCTCGCGCACCGCCTGCTCGCCGACGCGGGCCTGCCCGTGCCGGAGGGGCGGGTCGCGGCGTCCCCGGGCGAGGCGCTGGCGGCGCTGCGCGCCATCGGCGGCCCCGTGGTCGTCAAGCCGCTCGCGGGGCACCAGGGCGAGGGCGTGCACATCGAGCTGACCACTCCGCCGGAGGTGGTGGCCGCGTTCGCGTCGGCGGCCGGCGATGGCGGGGAGGTCCTCGTCGAGAGCTACATCCCGGGCAAGGACTACCGGGTGCTGGTGGTCGGCGGCCGCGTCGCGGCGGCGGCCGAGCTGACCGCCGCGTGCGTGACCGGCGACGGGACGGCCACGGTCGCGGCGCTGGTGGAGCGGGTCAACGCCGACCCGGCGCGCGGCGAGGGCCACGACCGGCCGCTGACCCGGCTCGTCCTCGGCCCCACCGAGCTGGCGCTGCTGGAACGGCAGGGGCACGGCCCGCGGTCGGTGCCCGCCGACGGGGAGCGGGTGTGGCTGCGCCGCAACGCGAACCTGTCCACCGGCGGCACCAGCCGGGACGTGACCGCGGACGTCCACCCGGAGGTCGCCGCGATGTGCGTGCGGGCCGCCGCGGCCGTCGGCATGGACGTGTGCGGCATCGACCTGCGGCTGCCCGACGCCGCCTCGCCGCCGCCCGCCGAGCGGGGCGCCGCCGGGATCCTGGAGGTCAACGCCGCGCCGGGCCTGCGGATGCACCTGGCGCCGCACCAGGGCGCGGGGCGCGACGTCGCCGGCGACATCATCGGGCTGATGTACCCGGAGGGGACGCCGTCGCGGGTGCCGGTCGTGTCGGTCACCGGCACCAACGGCAAGACCACGACCGTCCGGATGATCGCGCACATGCTGGAGCTGGACGGGCGCCGGACCGGCATGACCAGCACCGAGGGCGTGTACGTCGGCGGGCGCCTGGTCCACCGGTCCGACGCGTCCGGCCCGCGCTCGGCGGAGATGGTGCTCGGCGACCGGTCGGTGGAGGCGGCCGTGCTGGAGACCGCGCGGGGCGGCATCGTGCGGCGCGGCCTCGGCTACGACCGCGCCGACGTCGCGGTCGTCACCAACATCACCCGCGACCATCTCGGCGTCGACGGCACCGAGTCCGTCGAGGACCTGGCCGACATCAAGTCGCTGGTCGCCGAGGAGATCCGCCGCGGCGGCCACGTGGTCCTCAACGCCGAGGACGAGGCGTCGGCGGGCCTCGCCGGGCGGCCGGGGGTCCGCGAGCGCGACCCGGTGCTGCGCTACTTCGCCCTGTCCCCCGAGGCGCCCGTCCTCGCCCGCCACCTGAGCGGCGGCGGCGCCGGCTACAGCGTCAGGGACGGGTGGCTGACCGAGGCGCGCGGCGACCGCCGGACCCCGATCCTGCCGGCCGCCGAGGTGGCGGGCTCGTTCGGCGGGCACGCCCGCCACGTGATCGCCAACGCGCTCGCCGCGGCGGCCGCCGCCCGCGCGCTCGGCGTGCCGGTGGAGGTGGTGGCGCGGGCGCTGCGCTCGTTCGACCCGCACACGCGCAACCCCGGCCGGGGCTGCGTGTACCAGGTCGGCGCCAACCCCGTCCTGGTCGACTACGCCCACAACCCGGCGGCGGTCGGGGCGATGGGCGAGTTCGTCGCGCGGCGCTGGGGCGGCGCCGGGGTCGCGGCGGTCACGCTGCCGGGCGACCGCTCGGACGAGCTGGTGAGCGAGACCGCCCGGGCGCTGGCGGCCTCGTTCGGCCGCGTCGTCGTCTACGAGGACGAGGACCTGCGGGGGCGCCACTCGGGCGAGATGACCCGGCTGATCGTCCAGGGGCTCCGGGACGCCCGGCCGGACGTGTGCCACCACCCGGTCGGCGACCTGAAGGGCGCGCTGGCCTCGGCGCTGGACATGGCGGAGCCGGGCGAGCCCGTCCTGCTGCTGTACGAGAAGCTGGAGCCGGTGACCGAGCTGCTGGAGACGCTGGGCGCGGAACCCGCCGGCTAG
- a CDS encoding QsdR family transcriptional regulator, translating to MSGPVPADDAVRPPSGAARSSPLPHPRHRGPAAALAAASAHYLRGEPIDMSALAAELGVGRATLYRWVGSRERLLAALLGEMTERTYRVAARGVGGAGAERILALLERFMRAVVDAGPLKAFTEREPRLFIRLATMPGTIEDRATELLTRELQAEIDRGALRTRLPTRTLAQAIVRVADSFMYAHYLGGNRPEIDQALEVVELLLRPCPGGGESPGAAGR from the coding sequence ATGAGCGGCCCCGTTCCCGCCGACGACGCCGTCCGGCCGCCGTCCGGCGCGGCCCGCTCGTCCCCGCTCCCGCACCCGCGGCACCGCGGGCCCGCCGCCGCCCTGGCCGCCGCGTCCGCCCACTACCTGCGGGGCGAGCCGATCGACATGTCCGCCCTCGCCGCCGAGCTCGGCGTCGGGCGCGCCACCCTCTACCGGTGGGTCGGCAGCCGCGAGCGGCTCCTGGCCGCCCTGCTCGGGGAGATGACCGAGCGCACCTACCGCGTCGCCGCCCGGGGCGTCGGCGGCGCCGGCGCCGAGCGGATCCTCGCCCTCCTGGAACGGTTCATGCGCGCGGTGGTGGACGCCGGGCCGCTGAAGGCGTTCACCGAGCGCGAGCCCCGGCTGTTCATCAGGCTGGCCACCATGCCCGGCACCATCGAGGACCGCGCCACCGAGCTGCTCACCCGCGAGCTCCAGGCGGAGATCGACCGCGGCGCGCTGCGCACCCGGCTGCCCACCCGGACGCTCGCGCAGGCCATCGTCCGGGTCGCCGACTCCTTCATGTACGCCCATTACCTGGGCGGGAACCGGCCGGAGATCGACCAGGCGCTGGAAGTGGTCGAGCTGCTGCTGCGGCCCTGCCCGGGCGGCGGGGAATCACCGGGCGCGGCCGGACGCTGA
- a CDS encoding cyanophycinase, whose amino-acid sequence MNHKHGGAGRKGRLLIIGGAENRICGSGPLETFVELAGDEDARIVVITTATEVPEEVADEYTAVFGRLGVSSVRELRLLGRAAADDAATLRALETATGVLFSGGDQSRIRTLVGSRTNELLKRRLDQEGLVIAGTSAGATAMGHWMILGGRGHEVAASTVKVGPGLALLDNVLIDMHFNERGRLPRLMSGIALDTRLLGVGIDEDTAIVVGDGRFEVVGTGVVTVVDAGQATVAYAASDDEPMAMLDVSLHLLPAGCAFQMNDRLPAIGNMRGPEEG is encoded by the coding sequence GTGAACCACAAACACGGGGGCGCCGGACGCAAGGGCCGGCTGCTGATCATCGGTGGCGCGGAGAACCGGATTTGCGGCTCCGGCCCGCTGGAGACGTTCGTCGAGCTCGCGGGCGACGAGGACGCGCGGATCGTCGTCATCACCACGGCGACGGAGGTGCCCGAGGAGGTCGCCGACGAGTACACGGCCGTGTTCGGGCGGCTCGGCGTGTCCTCGGTACGCGAGCTGCGGCTGCTCGGCCGGGCGGCGGCCGACGACGCGGCGACGCTGCGGGCGCTGGAGACCGCGACGGGGGTGCTGTTCAGCGGCGGCGACCAGTCGCGGATCCGCACCCTGGTCGGTTCGAGGACCAACGAGTTGCTCAAGCGCCGGCTCGACCAGGAGGGCCTGGTGATCGCCGGGACGAGCGCGGGCGCCACCGCCATGGGCCACTGGATGATCCTCGGCGGCCGCGGCCACGAGGTCGCCGCCTCCACCGTCAAGGTCGGCCCCGGCCTCGCCCTGCTCGACAACGTGCTGATCGACATGCATTTCAACGAGCGGGGGCGGCTGCCGAGGCTGATGAGCGGGATCGCGCTGGACACCCGGCTGCTCGGCGTCGGCATCGACGAGGACACGGCGATCGTGGTCGGCGACGGGCGGTTCGAGGTCGTCGGGACGGGCGTGGTCACGGTGGTGGACGCCGGGCAGGCGACGGTCGCCTACGCCGCGTCCGACGACGAGCCGATGGCCATGCTCGACGTGTCGCTGCACCTGCTGCCGGCGGGCTGCGCGTTCCAGATGAACGACCGGCTCCCGGCGATCGGCAACATGCGCGGCCCGGAGGAGGGATAG